In Cynocephalus volans isolate mCynVol1 chromosome 3, mCynVol1.pri, whole genome shotgun sequence, one DNA window encodes the following:
- the GREM1 gene encoding gremlin-1, which translates to MSRTAYTVGALLLLLATLLPAAEGKKKGSQGAIPPPDKAQHNDSEQTQWPQQPGSRNRGRGQGRGTAMPGEEVLESSQEALHVTERKYLKRDWCKTQPLKQIIHEEGCNSRTIINRFCYGQCNSFYIPRHIRKEEGSFQSCSFCKPKKFTTMMVTLNCPELQPPTKKKRVTRVKQCRCISIDLD; encoded by the coding sequence ATGAGCCGCACCGCCTACACTGTGGGAGCCCTGCTTCTCCTCTTGGCGACCCTGCTACCGGCTgctgaagggaaaaagaaagggtCCCAAGGTGCCATCCCCCCTCCAGACAAGGCCCAGCACAACGACTCAGAGCAGACTCAGTGGCcccagcagcctggctccagGAACCGGGGACGGGGCCAAGGGCGGGGCACGGCCATGCCGGGGGAGGAGGTGCTGGAGTCCAGCCAAGAGGCACTGCATGTGACCGAGCGCAAATACCTGAAGCGAGACTGGTGCAAAACCCAGCCGCTGAAGCAGATCATCCACGAGGAAGGCTGCAACAGCCGCACCATCATCAACCGCTTCTGCTACGGCCAGTGCAACTCCTTCTACATCCCCAGGCACATCCGGAAGGAGGAAGGCTCCTTTCAGTCCTGCTCCTTCTGCAAGCCCAAGAAATTCACCACCATGATGGTCACACTCAACTGCCCCGAACTACAGCCACCCACCAAGAAAAAGAGGGTCACCCGTGTGAAGCAGTGTCGTTGCATATCCATCGATTTGGATTAA